One Xiphophorus couchianus chromosome 1, X_couchianus-1.0, whole genome shotgun sequence genomic region harbors:
- the LOC114148501 gene encoding PTB domain-containing engulfment adapter protein 1 isoform X1: MSDILEDESDISFTAKFLGRVEVVRPSGQQILEEAVQSVKKPEKFNSEKAAKKSKVLIFLSMSGIDILEYKTKFLLYSCPLPTVSFCAVLRDSPKVFGFIAQHPAADMYHCYLFQSQKLAPVLVSAIGDAFRASRKEQNVRGGRDLVVEALRHKNKVLQRENDELRRKLGGHIYEALS; the protein is encoded by the exons ATGAGCGACATTTTAGAGGATGAAAGTGATATCTCTTTCACTGCAaag TTTCTTGGCCGGGTTGAGGTGGTCCGGCCCTCTGGACAGCAGATCCTGGAGGAAGCTGTTCAGAGTGTGAAG AAGCCTGAAAAATTCAACTCAGAAAAAGCAGCGAAGAAGAGCAAAGTCCTCATCTTCCTGTCCATGAGTGGGATTGACATTTTGGAATACAAAACCAAG TTCCTCCTGTACTCCTGCCCTCTCCCCACCGTCTCCTTCTGTGCCGTCCTGCGCGATTCCCCCAAAGTCTTTGGTTTTATAGCGCAGCATCCTGCGGCTGACATGTACCACTGCTACCTGTTCCAGAGCCAGAAGCTT GCTCCTGTCCTGGTGTCAGCTATCGGCGACGCTTTCCGAGCTTCAAGAAAGGAGCAGAACGTCAGAGGAGGCAGAGACCTGGTAGTGGAGGCACTCAGACACAAG aaTAAAgtgctgcagagagaaaacgACGAGCTGAGAAGGAAGCTTGGAGGACATATCTATGAGGCCCTGTCATAG
- the sars1 gene encoding serine--tRNA ligase, cytoplasmic has product MVLDLDLFRTDKGGDPEIIRETQRKRFKDVTLVDKLVAADTEWRKCRFSADNLNKAKNLCSKSIGEKMKKKEPVGDDESVPEEAQNLEDLTAETLSALTVTQIKKVRLLVDEAVEKTDRERMKLEAERFEYQREIGNLLHPSVPVSNDEDADNKVERTWGDCSVQKKYSHVDLVVMIDGFDGERGAVVAGSRGYFLKGPLVFLEQALINFALRILHSKNYTMLYTPFFMRKEVMQEVAQLSQFDEELYKVIGKSSEKSDDSSIDEKYLIATSEQPIAAFLREEWLKPEDLPIRYAGFSTCFRQEVGSHGRDTRGIFRVHQFEKIEQFVYASPHDGKSWEMFDEMIGTAEEFYQSLGIPYRIVNIVSGALNHAASKKLDLEAWFPGSGAFRELVSCSNCTDYQARRLRIRYGQTKKMMDKAEFVHMLNATMCATTRVMCAILENYQTDEGIVVPEKLRDFMPPGLTEIIKFVKPAPIDQEMSKKAKKQQDGGKKKKKMEGGDQNLPYAMESMSVNDS; this is encoded by the exons ATGGTGCTCGACTTGGACTTGTTTCGGACCGACAAAGGCGGTGACCCTGAAATCATCCGCGAGACTCAGAGGAAAAGGTTTAAGGACGTTACGTTGGTGGATAAACTGGTGGCCGCTGACACGGAGTGGAGAAAAT GCCGCTTCTCTGCAGACAACCTGAACAAAGCCAAGAACCTCTGCAGCAAGAGCATCGGGGAGAAGATGAAG AAAAAGGAACCAGTAGGGGACGATGAGTCTGTACCAGAGGAAGCCCAGAACTTGGAGGACCTAACAGCTGAAACGCTGTCG GCGCTGACAGTAACACAGATCAAAAAGGTGCGTTTGCTTGTGGACGAGGCGGTGGAGAAAACTGACCGGGAGAGGATGAAGCTGGAGGCGGAGAGGTTCGAGTATCAGAGGGAGATCGGCAACCTCCTGCATCCGTCTGTACCGGTCAGCAATGACGAG GATGCAGACAACAAGGTGGAGCGTACCTGGGGCGACTGCAGCGTCCAGAAGAAGTACTCTCACGTTGACCTGGTGGTCATGATCGACGGCTTTGACGGAGAGAGAGGAGCCGTTGTGGCTGGGAGCAGAGGTTACTTTCTAAAG GGGCCCCTGGTGTTCCTGGAGCAGGCTCTGATCAACTTCGCCTTAAGAATCCTCCACAGCAAGAACTACACCATGCTGTACACGCCGTTCTTCATGAGGAAAGAGGTCATGCAGGAAGTGGCCCAGCTCAGCCAGTTTGACGAGGAACTTTATAAG GTGATCGGTAAGAGCAGCGAGAAATCAGACGACAGCTCCATCGACGAGAAGTACCTCATCGCCACCTCGGAGCAGCCAATCGCGGCCTTCCTGAGGGAAGAGTGGCTGAAGCCTGAGGACCTGCCCATCCGCTACGCCGGCTTCTCCACCTGCTTCAGGCAGGAAGTGGGCTCCCACGGGAGGGACACCCGCGGCATCTTCAGGGTGCACCAGTTCGAAAAG ATAGAGCAGTTCGTCTACGCCTCCCCTCACGACGGAAAGTCATGGGAGATGTTTGACGAGATGATCGGAACAGCAGAGGAGTTCTACCAGTCGCTGGGAATTCCTTATCGCATCGTCAACATCGTCTCCG GGGCCCTGAACCACGCAGCCAGTAAGAAGCTGGACCTGGAGGCCTGGTTCCCCGGATCAGGGGCCTTCAGAGAGCTGGTCTCCTGCTCCAACTGCACAGACTACCAGGCCAGGCGGCTCCGCATCCGCTATGGACAGACCAAAAAGATGATGGATAAG GCAGAGTTTGTGCACATGTTAAATGCAACCATGTGCGCAACGACACGCGTCATGTGCGCCATCCTGGAGAACTACCAGACGGACGAAGGCATCGTCGTTCCAGAGAAGCTCAGGGACTTCATGCCTCCAG GTTTGACGGAAATCATTAAGTTTGTTAAGCCGGCCCCCATCGATCAGGAGATGTCCAAGAAAGCAAAGAAGCAGCAGGATggagggaagaaaaagaagaagatggaaGGAGGAGACCAAAACCTCCCCTACGCCATGGAGAGCATGTCTGTCAACGACTCATAG
- the LOC114148501 gene encoding PTB domain-containing engulfment adapter protein 1 isoform X2, with the protein MSDILEDESDISFTAKFLGRVEVVRPSGQQILEEAVQSVKPEKFNSEKAAKKSKVLIFLSMSGIDILEYKTKFLLYSCPLPTVSFCAVLRDSPKVFGFIAQHPAADMYHCYLFQSQKLAPVLVSAIGDAFRASRKEQNVRGGRDLVVEALRHKNKVLQRENDELRRKLGGHIYEALS; encoded by the exons ATGAGCGACATTTTAGAGGATGAAAGTGATATCTCTTTCACTGCAaag TTTCTTGGCCGGGTTGAGGTGGTCCGGCCCTCTGGACAGCAGATCCTGGAGGAAGCTGTTCAGAGTGTGAAG CCTGAAAAATTCAACTCAGAAAAAGCAGCGAAGAAGAGCAAAGTCCTCATCTTCCTGTCCATGAGTGGGATTGACATTTTGGAATACAAAACCAAG TTCCTCCTGTACTCCTGCCCTCTCCCCACCGTCTCCTTCTGTGCCGTCCTGCGCGATTCCCCCAAAGTCTTTGGTTTTATAGCGCAGCATCCTGCGGCTGACATGTACCACTGCTACCTGTTCCAGAGCCAGAAGCTT GCTCCTGTCCTGGTGTCAGCTATCGGCGACGCTTTCCGAGCTTCAAGAAAGGAGCAGAACGTCAGAGGAGGCAGAGACCTGGTAGTGGAGGCACTCAGACACAAG aaTAAAgtgctgcagagagaaaacgACGAGCTGAGAAGGAAGCTTGGAGGACATATCTATGAGGCCCTGTCATAG
- the LOC114148501 gene encoding PTB domain-containing engulfment adapter protein 1 isoform X3, translated as MSDILEDESDISFTAKFLGRVEVVRPSGQQILEEAVQSVKKPEKFNSEKAAKKSKVLIFLSMSGIDILEYKTKFLLYSCPLPTVSFCAVLRDSPKVFGFIAQHPAADMYHCYLFQSQKLAPVLVSAIGDAFRASRKEQNVRGGRDLNKVLQRENDELRRKLGGHIYEALS; from the exons ATGAGCGACATTTTAGAGGATGAAAGTGATATCTCTTTCACTGCAaag TTTCTTGGCCGGGTTGAGGTGGTCCGGCCCTCTGGACAGCAGATCCTGGAGGAAGCTGTTCAGAGTGTGAAG AAGCCTGAAAAATTCAACTCAGAAAAAGCAGCGAAGAAGAGCAAAGTCCTCATCTTCCTGTCCATGAGTGGGATTGACATTTTGGAATACAAAACCAAG TTCCTCCTGTACTCCTGCCCTCTCCCCACCGTCTCCTTCTGTGCCGTCCTGCGCGATTCCCCCAAAGTCTTTGGTTTTATAGCGCAGCATCCTGCGGCTGACATGTACCACTGCTACCTGTTCCAGAGCCAGAAGCTT GCTCCTGTCCTGGTGTCAGCTATCGGCGACGCTTTCCGAGCTTCAAGAAAGGAGCAGAACGTCAGAGGAGGCAGAGACCTG aaTAAAgtgctgcagagagaaaacgACGAGCTGAGAAGGAAGCTTGGAGGACATATCTATGAGGCCCTGTCATAG
- the LOC114148093 gene encoding transmembrane protein 106C isoform X2: MGTRWSRSGSSLPLLPETKPEGRLERHREPDNDSLDGLDRREDIAKFPYVEFTGRDSITCPTCQGTGRIPSEQVNELVALIPYSDQRLQPQRTKLYVVLSVVVCLLASMLVAFFLFPRSVVVVDAGIRSVTVHFDHTDKKVLMNMTSTLNFSNPNFFTVLVQSVSCQILYMKTVVGTRQLDNPTTIQPLSHSQVNYTVSVEIGSNAPYVYAFCTIPRIKVHNIVIFMQ; the protein is encoded by the exons ATGGGGACGCGCTGGTCTCGGAGCGGCAGCAGCCTGCCGCTTCTCCCGGAGACAAAGCCAGAGGGCCGGCTAGAAAGACACAGAGAGCCCGACAACGACTCTCTGGACGGGCTGGACAGGCGAGAGGATATCGCCAAGTTTCCGTACGTGGAGTTCACCGGCAGGGACAGCATAACCTGCCCGACATGTCAGGGCACCGGGAGAATCCCTTCAG AACAAGTGAACGAGCTGGTAGCGCTGATCCCCTACAGCGACCAAAGGCTGCAGCCACAAAGGAC gaagCTGTACGTTGTCCTGTCGGTGGTGGTCTGCCTCCTGGCCTCCATGCTGGTCGCCTTCTTCCTCTTCCCTCGCTCGGTGGTGGTGGTGGACGCCGGGATCCGCTCAGTGACTGTACACTTCGATCACACCGACAAGAAAGTCCTGATGAACATGACG aGCACGCTGAACTTCAGCAACCCAAACTTCTTCACTGTGCTGGTGCAGAGCGTGAGCTGCCAGATCCTCTACATGAAGACGGTGGTGGGAACCCGGCAGCTGGACAACCCCACCACCATCCAGCCGCTCAGCCACAGCCAG GTGAACTACACGGTCAGTGTGGAGATCGGCAGCAATGCACCTTATGTCTA TGCCTTCTGCACAATACCCAGAATCAAGGTCCACAACATTGTCATATTTATGCAGTAA